A portion of the Shewanella sp. SNU WT4 genome contains these proteins:
- the rraA gene encoding ribonuclease E activity regulator RraA, with amino-acid sequence MEYNTSELCDMFIDVVDVVEPMFSNYGGCSSFGGAISTIKCYEDNGLITEVLSEDGQGKVLLVDGGGSLRRALVDASIAQLAVNNNWEGILVYGSVRDVDALEELDIGIQAVASIPVGADANGVGEVDVPVNFGGVTFLPGDHLYADNTGVILSPEPLDLE; translated from the coding sequence ATGGAATACAACACTTCAGAACTGTGTGACATGTTCATTGATGTGGTTGATGTGGTCGAACCTATGTTCAGCAATTATGGTGGCTGCAGCTCCTTTGGCGGGGCCATTAGCACCATAAAATGCTATGAAGATAATGGCTTGATTACTGAGGTTCTCTCTGAAGATGGTCAAGGTAAGGTGTTATTAGTCGATGGCGGTGGTTCACTGCGCCGCGCACTCGTGGATGCCAGCATAGCCCAGTTAGCCGTTAATAATAATTGGGAAGGCATACTTGTGTATGGTTCAGTGCGCGATGTCGATGCTTTAGAAGAATTAGACATTGGTATTCAAGCGGTTGCCTCGATTCCTGTCGGCGCCGATGCCAATGGCGTGGGTGAAGTCGATGTACCGGTCAATTTCGGTGGTGTGACCTTCTTGCCTGGCGATCACCTTTATGCTGACAATACCGGCGTAATTTTATCGCCAGAACCGCTCGATCTTGAATAA
- a CDS encoding DUF971 domain-containing protein gives MFMTTPLVTSLKLKRKSRILEVGFSDGSLHQMTCEFLRVHSPSAEVHGHGTPVLVTHKKNVNISAIEPVGNYAVKLVFDDGHDTGLFSWQVLFDLATHQTELWPQYLARLRAAKGSREPLIAMNIKYSD, from the coding sequence TTGTTTATGACAACCCCACTTGTGACCTCGTTAAAATTAAAAAGAAAGTCTCGCATTCTTGAAGTAGGTTTTAGCGATGGCAGCTTGCATCAAATGACCTGTGAATTCTTGCGAGTACACTCACCGTCTGCCGAAGTGCACGGCCATGGCACCCCTGTGTTAGTCACGCACAAGAAAAACGTCAATATCAGTGCCATTGAACCCGTTGGCAATTATGCCGTTAAGTTAGTGTTTGATGATGGCCACGATACAGGGTTGTTTTCATGGCAAGTGCTGTTTGACTTAGCCACTCATCAAACTGAGTTATGGCCGCAATATTTAGCCCGTTTACGCGCAGCCAAAGGCTCGCGCGAACCGCTAATTGCTATGAATATTAAGTATTCTGATTAA
- a CDS encoding YgjV family protein: MEHNLWVEILGYFASVMVAISLMMKDIIWLRWLNFVGCVAFTVYGVLILAWPVAVMNAFVAGINIYHLIKINRQKQASSERNNPL; this comes from the coding sequence ATGGAACATAACCTGTGGGTTGAAATTCTTGGCTATTTTGCCTCGGTGATGGTGGCCATTTCATTAATGATGAAAGACATCATCTGGCTGCGCTGGCTAAACTTTGTCGGCTGTGTGGCTTTTACCGTTTATGGCGTGCTGATTTTAGCTTGGCCTGTGGCTGTGATGAATGCTTTTGTGGCTGGAATAAATATTTATCATTTAATTAAAATCAACCGCCAAAAGCAGGCGTCAAGTGAACGAAACAACCCGCTTTGA
- a CDS encoding formimidoylglutamase has product MIHLAHISPNHISEIVSQRPLETHIGEQCQWLTELNPAALSQAKQQGARFALLGINEDIGPRANLGRGGSGPGFLACLKQLLNWQANDFFQAEQLLIVGEINLSIPVGSAEGLRRQLPLLDETVSHVTQQLLRAGLEPIIIGGGHNNAFGLIDALYQVTSLPVTAVNLDPHSDFRPTEGRHSGNGFSYAAQSGALGQYQILGLHEHKNSHASLQQLAQFNGRFHSYQAIWQRRQLSLTDAIADIIEHLHQGAPLALELDVDAINDMPSSAMTCAGVPLADACYYLYRFGRECQPRYCHLAEAAPSCHPAGFEAGMRHSGQALAELVMSYIQGRLSHLLPR; this is encoded by the coding sequence ATGATTCATTTAGCTCACATAAGCCCAAACCACATCAGCGAGATAGTCAGTCAGCGCCCGCTAGAAACCCATATTGGCGAGCAATGTCAGTGGTTAACCGAGTTAAATCCAGCTGCGTTAAGCCAAGCTAAGCAGCAAGGCGCTCGCTTTGCACTGTTAGGTATTAACGAAGACATAGGCCCGCGGGCAAATCTTGGCCGCGGCGGCAGTGGCCCTGGGTTTTTAGCCTGTCTAAAACAACTACTCAATTGGCAAGCTAATGATTTTTTTCAAGCAGAGCAATTGCTGATAGTGGGTGAAATCAACTTGTCTATACCAGTTGGCAGCGCTGAGGGTTTACGCCGGCAACTACCACTACTTGATGAGACTGTGAGTCACGTGACTCAGCAATTACTGCGCGCGGGGCTTGAGCCTATTATCATCGGCGGCGGCCATAACAATGCTTTTGGATTGATAGATGCACTCTATCAAGTCACATCCCTTCCCGTCACCGCCGTTAATCTTGACCCTCACAGTGATTTCAGACCAACTGAAGGGCGCCACAGTGGTAACGGCTTTAGTTATGCTGCGCAAAGCGGCGCCTTAGGCCAATATCAAATACTTGGACTACATGAACACAAAAACAGCCACGCGAGCTTGCAGCAATTAGCCCAGTTTAATGGCCGCTTTCATAGCTATCAGGCTATTTGGCAGCGCCGCCAACTGAGCCTAACGGATGCTATTGCCGACATCATCGAGCATTTACACCAAGGCGCGCCATTAGCTTTAGAGCTGGATGTTGATGCGATTAATGACATGCCATCAAGCGCCATGACCTGCGCTGGCGTGCCTTTGGCGGATGCTTGTTATTATCTATACCGTTTTGGCCGCGAATGTCAGCCGCGCTATTGCCACTTAGCTGAGGCCGCGCCAAGTTGTCACCCCGCAGGATTTGAGGCTGGTATGCGCCATAGCGGCCAAGCGCTGGCAGAACTGGTGATGAGTTATATTCAGGGGCGGTTAAGTCACTTATTACCGCGCTAA